GCAGGAATGTGGACCACACGAATCGCTCGTCTACTCGCTCTTTCGTCCTGACGTGGCCCGCAACACGCACATGACCTTCTTCGTTCTGCAGCACGATGACGGCCAGCTTCCGGCGAACAATAAGCGTTCAGAGACCGGTTTCGGTCAGATCCAGATGGTCGTGCCCATCGCTGCCACCGCGTGGGAGCTCGCAGATGCCACCGGCGACTCCGAGTTGCTCCAGACTGCCTACTACGCCTGCTCGCGCTGGGATGCATGGCTGATGCGCTATCGCAACACGCGCGGTACTGGACTCATCGAAGGTTTCTGCACCTACGACACTGGCATGGACAACAGTCCCCGCTGGGCAGGCTGCGCCAATCAGTGCCCCGACAAAGATGCGCGTCAATGTCCTCCGAACCCCACGTTACCGCGCCTTTGCCCGGATCTCTCGGCGACGGTCTACGGCGGCCGCGTCGCACTCGCCGCAATGGCTCGTGCTCTGGGTAAGTCCTCGGAATCCGATCAGTGGCTCGATCGCGCCGAAAGCCTTCGCAAACTCATCCTGGAGAAGCTCTACGTTTCCGAGGACGCTGCCTTCTACGATCTAGACGCGCACAACAACTTCGTCAAAGTCCGGAGCGATATCCTCTCGCGCATCTGCGGCGAACACGTCCTTGATCAGAAGACCTTCGACACACTATGGTCGCGACAACTGGGAGACCCGCACGCGTTTTGGGCTCCGTATCCTCTGCCGTCGATCGCGCTCAACGATCCAACCTTCGTTCGCCCGATTCCGCGTAACTCGTGGGGCGGCCCGTCGCAGGCGCTCACTGCGCTGCGCGCCGGACGATGGTTCGATCACTACAACCGCTCGGCTGAGTTTGCTCACATGATGCAGCGGTGGTGCGACGCAATCCTGCGCGATCCATCGTTTCGTCAGCAGATCGATCCTCTGACGGGCGAGTTCACGCAATCAGGCTCGGCCAGCTACTCTCCCGCGGCGTTGGTGCTATGCGACTACACCTGGCGGCTCGCCGGCGTGAGAATGGAGGACGACGGACTTTACTGGAACATTCGTCCCGACTGTGCGGCGGCACAAGACGGCGTCTTTTCTGTCTCACTCCACAACGGGAAAGTCGCCGAGCTTCGCTACACTGCCGGCAGCGCAGAGCTAAGACTTGGTGGCAGGTCACTCGGGCGCATTCACGGCACCGCTCGTCTCGTCACGAGCCTGGATGGCAAGCCCCACTATCTCCTCGGAATTAATTCCGTCGTCACAAGAGTAAACATTGCACTGGGTGGCCATTCGCGTCGCCAGGTAATTGTCGAACCGAACGAACGCAATCCTCTCTTCTGACGAACCTAAGATCACGAAGCGCGACCACTGCGTCGTGATTTGAGTTACTTCCGGAATCACACTACTTACAAAAGTAGTGGTAACGGCACCTGAAGTTACTAAAAGTCATTGACACTTAGTGTAGCGACTGATACTTGTAACGGCACGATAGCCGAAATGGAAGAGGGATTAGGCCGACAGGCGGCACGTTCCGAGTAAGTGCTCGAAACGAACCTTCACTCCTGAAGCTATAGGCACGTCCCTTCCTCTTGTGCGCAGTGCGGACGCGCGATTGTGAACGATCCAATCGGGCCAGCTCTCAAAGAACACGACATCTGAATACGCCATACGCCGCACTGCTTATTTTTCCCAAGGAGAACTACCATGACTCTTCGCAATCTCGTCTCCGTTTTCCATGAGGACGAATCCGGTCAGGATTTAATCGAGTACGCGCTCATCTGCGCCCTCATCGCTCTTGGTGCCATCGCTGGCATGAAGACCGTCGCCAATTACATCAACAACGCGTTTAGCTCGATCGGCAGCCAGTTGAGCAGCGCTACCGGCCAGTAAGACGCAAATTCAGCCGATGGTGCCGGGCATTACGGGATCAATCCCGCACGCCCGGCAGCGTGGCTTTCCTGAAATGCGGGCCTTATGGGCAAGGGGTTCACAATGCAAATCTGGTTGCTCGACGGAGCGGTACTAGCAGCGCTTCTCGGCGCCTGGTTCGATGTCATCTCTGCCCGTATCCCGAACCGGGTCACGTACCCGGCAATTCTCGCCGCGCTTTTGGTTCGTTTCTGTTTTCTCGGCTGGCACGGGCTGCTGGAGGGGCTGCTCGGCATGGTTCTTTGCGGCGGGGCTTTTTTCCTGCTGTTTGTGATTCACGCGATGGGAGGTGGCGACGTCAAGCTCATGGCTGCGGTAGGCGCATGGGTGGGCTATCGCAACGCTGGTTTGGCACTCATCGTATGCGCCCTCGCCGGTGGTCTCATTGCATTGGGATATGTCATCGTTCTCAAGCGATACCGGGCTACCTTCTCCAACATTGCTGCGGTGATTCGTTTTCACGCAACCAGCGGTTTGCGTCAAAACCCGGCGCTGAATCTCTCCAGCGCGAACGCCGTGCGCATGCCCTATGGGCTCGCCATTGCTGCGGGCGCCGTGGGCACGTTGATCTCGACCGTTTGGAAGGGTTGAAGTCATGGATATTCGTCGAGTCTCCCTCGCGCTCCTCATCGCTCTCGTGCTCTCGGCAGGCGCGACGTATCTTCTCTATTCACATCTCCGCAGCGAACGAGCGAAGTCGCCGTTGACAATTCGTGTCGTCGCTGCCGTGGATCAGCTCCCGGCCGGAACGCCACTCACTCCCGAAAACCTCAGGGTTGTCGACTGGCCCGCTTCCATGCCCCTCACCGGCGCATTCTCTCGGCCCGAGCAGGTTCTCGGTCGTTCACTGATTTATCCCGTCAGCGCAAATGAACCCGTGGTCGAAAGTGAGTTGGCCGCACCCGGATCCGGCCTCGGTCTGTCGGTAAAGATCCCGGAAGGCATGCGCGCCATCTCGATCCGGTCCAATGACGTGGTCGGTGTGGCTGGGTTCCTCTACCCCGGCAGTCACGTGGATGTCCTCCTCACCTATCGTCCTGACAACGCATCTGCGCCGCTCACACAAACAATTCTTCAAAACGTTGAAGTGCTCACTGCCGGACAGACGCTCGAACCTGACCCGAAAGGCAGACCCGCAACCGTCAACGTGGTCACGCTGCTTCTCAGTCCGCGCGACGCACAGAAACTTGTACTCGCAACTCAGCAAGGCTCAGTCCAATTCGTTCTGAGAAACGGCGCGGATCAGAACAGGCCCGAGCCGAAGCCCGTTCTGGCCTCACAGTTGGTCGCGGACGTCACGCCTGTTGCACCCAGACCGCACGTGGCCGCGGCTCCAAAACCCCAACCCCGACCTGCTGAGTTTTATAGTGTCGAAACCATTGCAGGGGATAAACACACCGTCGCGAAGTTCTAGTCGCAGGATGAGGCTCTAGATATGCACATTCGAGCAGGACGGGTTCTGGTTCTTGCTGTTCCACTTTGCGTTGCGTCGGTTGCAGTATCGCAGACCGATAGCGTTCCTCAATCAACTGCGACCCCGGCCGCGGCTCCTCAGACGTCCGCTGAAACCGAGACCGTTCACATCCTCGTGGGCCGCTCCATCATCGTCACGATGCAGGCGCGGCTTCGCAAAATCTACGTGAGTAATCCCGCCGTGATCGACAGCACTACAACCGAACCGACGCAGGTCGTCATCACCGCAAAGGCGCCGGGCTCCTCCAACGTCGTCTTCTGGGACGAGGACGGCCGTTCGCGCATGCTTGAGGTTTCAGCCGACGTCGATATCGCCGGGTTACGTGCCGCGCTCCAGCAGACCTACCCAAATCAGCCCATCGAGGCTCGCGCTGAAGAAGGCCGAGTTGTTCTCTCCGGCACCGTCACGGATCAAGGCGTCGCCGACACTGTGCTCAAAATGGCGCAGACTTACACCAAAGAAGTCGTCAACGGTCTACTGGTCTTTACGCCGGCGCATAGCAAACAGATCATGCTCAAAGTCCGCTTTGCCGAAGTGGATCGTGGAAAGATGAACACCTTCGGCATCAACATCCTCAGCACGGGCGGAGCCAATACCATCGGCACTGTTTCGACCCAGCAGTTCTCGGCGCCCACGGCGGGGGGCACGGTCAACGGCTCGATAGGCGCTGGAGTTCAGGGCACCACTTCCAGTTTCACCGTCGGCAGCCTGCTCAACATCTTCCTCTTCCGCCCCGATTTGAATCTTGGCGCGACGATCGAAGATCTTGAGACGAAGAATGTCCTTCAGATCCTTGCGGAACCCGACCTGCTCGCTGTCAGCGGAGAACCTGCACACTTTCTCGCCGGTGGCGAATTTCCCTACCCTGTCGTGCAGGGAACGCAGGCCGGAGGGGCCGGCGCAGTTACAATCCAGTTCCGTCCCTACGGCATCAAGCTCGACTTTACTGGTACGATCGAGCCAGATAATTCCATTCGGCTAAAGGTCGCTCCCGAGGTCAGCTCGCTCGATTACGGGAACGCTGTCACGATCTCCGGTTTTACGGTCCCCGCTCTTTCTACGCGCCGTGCTGAGACCTCCGTTGAGTTGAAAGATGGCCAAAGCTTCGGCATCGCCGGGCTACTCGACTCCAACACCACGATCCAGATGAGCAAGATTCCAGGGATCGGGGATATCCCGATTTTGGGCCTCTTCTTTCGCTCGCATTCCAAGAACCTCACGACGTCTGAGCTGCTGGTCGTCGTAACTCCGACAATCGTGGATCCGCTCGGAATACCCAGCCCGGTTCCACTGTTGCCGAAGCCCGTCGTCCCGGCGCTCGATCCGAATCGTTTCGATCAGCATTTCCCGGGGGCTCATCAAGTTCCAGGAACCGCTACACCCATAATGCAGAGATAGGAATTACGGTGCGCGATATGTTCGGAAACTCGAACCCGGATAACAACCAGGAGATGTCCATCCTGGCGATTCATCTGGACGACGCCGCCGTCCATGTTCTCGGTCGCGTTGTTGCGTCCGTACCTGGCTTCACACTCGGCGCATCGCTTCGGCAATACTTCGGCGAAAAGGATGCGTCGCTCCTCCGCACCTTCCGCGAGGTTCACCCCGAGGTCTGCATCATTGATTTCGACCGTGACCGTCCGATGGCCCTCGAGACCGTCGAGTATCTGCGCCGCACCTCTCTCTATCCGATGTCAATCTTCGCCGTGTCCAGCCGCATGGAGGCCGAGGCCATCATCGAAGCGATGCGCTCAGGCTGCACGGAGTACCTCGAAAAGCCGCTCGTCGCTGACCGCGTTCAGGACGCTCTTGCGCAGGTCGCACGCAAGAAGCGCGACTCCTTCGTCTCTGACGTACAAGGCAAACTCGTCACGCTCATGGGCGTGAAAGGCGGAGTTGGCACGACGACGCTGGCTGTTCATCTCGCCTATTCCCTCGCCAAGCGCAGCAAGAGGGTGCTCCTCGTCGATCACCAGCCGGAATTGGGTGAGGTGACACTGCACCTTGGCCTTGAACACCACAGCTACGGTTTCTACGAGCTCGCCTGCAACCTCAGCCGCATGGATGCCGAACTGCTCCAGGGCTTCGTTCTCAAGCATGAGAGCGGTCTCGAAGTGCTGGCCTCACCCGAGGGGCTCGGAGCGACACCGAAGACCACACCCGAAGCCGTTCAGCAGACCTTGCGCTTCTTGCTTCGAATGTATGACTACGTGGTGGTCGATACCGACGCGCGCTTCGATGAGCAGAACCTCGCTATCGTTGAGCTGAGCGACGAGTTCTCGCTCATCGCCACACCTCAATTGCCTGCTGTCCGCGCAACGTCGCGCTATCTCGACTATCTATTGCGTCTGAATTTTCCGACATCTAAATCGCAGGTCGTCCTCAACCGATGGACAAAGAAAGCTCCCTTGTCGATCGAAACGATCGAGAAGGCCTTGCACAGAAAAATTTCACTCATCATTCCCAACTCTGACCAGGAGCTTGCGGAAGCGATCTCAACCGGAATCCCGGTCTCCATCAAGTCACGATCCGATTTCATGCAGGGCATCGGTAAGTGGACGCTCCGACTCAACGGCTCACTGGACACGACAGCCGACAACAACACCGAGAAGCGAATCAATCAAGCGCGCTCTCGTTTCAACGTTCTCGGAATTTCGGGATAGCTTTAGGCGCGGACTGCAGCATGCAGGGAGGTCAACATGGGCTCTATGAATGAAGTACTTCCTTCTTTTAGCCGCATACCACCAATTCGCGGCAATGAGTCGCCACGGTCCGGTGTCACCGGTCGTGTTTATCAGGAGATCAAGTCCGCGCTGCATCGCGACATGCTCGCGAAAATCGACTTGGAAAAGCTGCGCAATCTGCAGGATCTCCGCGCGCGTCAGCAGATTCTCGCCGTCATTCAGGACCTGATGACGCAACTCGACACGCCCCTCAGCATGGTCGAGAAAGACCGCCTCTGCCGCGAGGTGCTCGACGAAGTCTTCGGCCTTGGCCCGCTCGAGCCGCTGCTTCAGGACCCGACCATCAACGACATCCTCGTCAACACGCACAACGCCGTGTACGTTGAGCGTTCCGGCGTGCTCGAGAAGACCGGTGTCACCTTCAAGGACCAGGTGCACCTCATGCACATCATCGACAAAATCGTCTCCGCCGTGGGGCGTCGTGTCGATGAATCGTCGCCAATGGTGGACGCACGCCTGGCCGACGGTTCCCGCGTGAACGTTATCATCCCGCCGCTCGCGGTCGACGGTCCCATCCTCTCCATCCGCCGCTTTGGCACCACGCCGCTCGAATCCTCAGATCTGCTTCGGAACGTGACCATCACACCCGAGATGCTGCAGCTTCTTCAGGGAGCCATCAAAGCTCGCCTGAACATCGTGATCTCCGGCGGTACCGGTGCCGGAAAGACCACCCTGCTGAATGTGCTCTCCAGCTTCATCCCCGACACTGAGCGCATCGTCACCATCGAAGACTCGGCCGAACTCCAGCTCAGGCAGCACCACGTTGTTCGCCTCGAGTGCCGCCCCGCCAACCTCGAAGGCCGTGGTGGTGTCCGCCAGCGCGAACTCGTCGTCAACTCTCTTCGCATGCGCCCCGATCGCATCATCGTTGGTGAGGTTCGCGGCGAAGAGGCGCTGGACATGCTGCAGGCCATGAACACCGGCCACGATGGATCCCTCACAACCATTCACGCCAACAGCCCGCGCGACGCCATCGCTCGTATGGAGACCATGGCGATGATGGCGAATCTTAACCTGCCCGAGAAGGCAATCCGTCAGCAAATCGCGTCCGCTGTCGCGATCATCATCCAGATCTCGCGCATGAGTGACGGCACTCGCCGCATCACTCATTTCAGCGAGATCACCGGAATGTCTCAGGATGTCGTCAGCCTCCAGGACATTTTCCGCTTTGAAAAGCGCGGCCTCGGCCCCAACAACAAAGTGATCGGACGCTTCCAGGCCACCGGCATTGTCCCCAAGTTCCTCGAAAAACTTCAGGCCTCCGGAATCGGAGTTCCCATGGATATCTACAACCACGTCGTCGACGTATAGCTGAAACGGCCATGTCTCTCCTTCTTCTCTTCGTCTTCATTCTCGCGGCTGTCTTCACCGTGGTAGTGGTGTTCACTCAGCCAACGCGTGCGGAAAAACTCGCCCATTCGCGACTCGAAGCCGCCGCCGGTCGCGGTCCTGCGAACATCTCACAGCGTGTCGATATTCTTCGCCGTGATTCCTACAGCACGATCCCGTGGCTCAATCGACTGTTCGGCAAACTCACGCCCGCATCGCGGCTTCAGAAGCTCCTCGTCGAAGCTGACCTGAATTGGTCGGTGGGCCGCCTCTTGCTCGGTTCGCTCACGGCGCTTCTAGTCGTTTACTGGACTTGCGAGATCCTCTCCGTTAATCCGCTCGTCATTCCACTCCTCGTCTTCATCTCATTCGTCGCGCCCTATGCGTATGTCCTCGCTCGACGCAGGCGCCAGTTCAAAAAATTCGCTTCACTGCTCCCTGATGCAATGGACCTGGTCTCGCGCGCGCTCCAGGCCGGCCATTCCCTCACAGCCGCACTTGATCTCGTCGGCCAGGAGATCGCCGACCCGGTCGGCAAAGAGTTCCGCCGCGTCTCCGAAGAGCAAAATCTTGGTCTCCCGCTTCGTGACGCTCTGTTGAATCTCGCGGACCGCGTACCCGTTCCCGACGTGCAATTCCTCGTCGCCGCAATGCTCATACAGCGCGAGACAGGCGGCAATCTCGTTGAGGTCCTCGACAAGACGACAGCGCTGCTGCGCGAGCGAATCCGCCTGCAAGGCGAGATTCGTATCTATACCGCGCAAGGACGCCTGACCGGTTGGATCCTCTGCGTGCTCCCGATCGTCATGTTCTTCGCACTCAATGCGCTCAACCCCAATTACACAGCTCCCCTGCTCAACGAGCCGGTCGGCCGTCACCTGCTGGTTGCCGGCGGCGTGTTCATGGTCTTTGGAATTATCGTCATTCGCAGCATCGTCCGCATCAAGGTGTAGCCATGGTCTATATCCTCATCGCCGCCGGTCTCACTATCTTCCTTGGTACGACCCTGGTCATTTTGATCTTCGAACGTCGCGCCTCGGCCGAAGCCCGCGTGCTCGAAGCCGTGCAGGGGTTCAAACCGGTCGCCGCTACCCAGTCCTTTCGGCCGGCGGCCATCCTCACCGAAGTCGGTTCAGTAACCGAGCGCTTCCGCCGGACAATTGGCATAAACAACAGCGCGAGCGCTGCGCGCCAGCTCATGCTGGCCGGGTACCGCCAGCCCTATCACGTCGAAATCTTCTATGCGACTCGACTACTG
This Acidobacteriaceae bacterium DNA region includes the following protein-coding sequences:
- a CDS encoding alpha-L-rhamnosidase → MQRRDILKAAALSTLAPAMRPLALLAQPSAGTATAPRFSTSNMTWQHAYDRALQVLAANVQVLPRFNGPVLIEGAEYAGIWQECGPHESLVYSLFRPDVARNTHMTFFVLQHDDGQLPANNKRSETGFGQIQMVVPIAATAWELADATGDSELLQTAYYACSRWDAWLMRYRNTRGTGLIEGFCTYDTGMDNSPRWAGCANQCPDKDARQCPPNPTLPRLCPDLSATVYGGRVALAAMARALGKSSESDQWLDRAESLRKLILEKLYVSEDAAFYDLDAHNNFVKVRSDILSRICGEHVLDQKTFDTLWSRQLGDPHAFWAPYPLPSIALNDPTFVRPIPRNSWGGPSQALTALRAGRWFDHYNRSAEFAHMMQRWCDAILRDPSFRQQIDPLTGEFTQSGSASYSPAALVLCDYTWRLAGVRMEDDGLYWNIRPDCAAAQDGVFSVSLHNGKVAELRYTAGSAELRLGGRSLGRIHGTARLVTSLDGKPHYLLGINSVVTRVNIALGGHSRRQVIVEPNERNPLF
- a CDS encoding Flp family type IVb pilin; translation: MTLRNLVSVFHEDESGQDLIEYALICALIALGAIAGMKTVANYINNAFSSIGSQLSSATGQ
- a CDS encoding A24 family peptidase, with amino-acid sequence MGKGFTMQIWLLDGAVLAALLGAWFDVISARIPNRVTYPAILAALLVRFCFLGWHGLLEGLLGMVLCGGAFFLLFVIHAMGGGDVKLMAAVGAWVGYRNAGLALIVCALAGGLIALGYVIVLKRYRATFSNIAAVIRFHATSGLRQNPALNLSSANAVRMPYGLAIAAGAVGTLISTVWKG
- the cpaB gene encoding Flp pilus assembly protein CpaB — encoded protein: MDIRRVSLALLIALVLSAGATYLLYSHLRSERAKSPLTIRVVAAVDQLPAGTPLTPENLRVVDWPASMPLTGAFSRPEQVLGRSLIYPVSANEPVVESELAAPGSGLGLSVKIPEGMRAISIRSNDVVGVAGFLYPGSHVDVLLTYRPDNASAPLTQTILQNVEVLTAGQTLEPDPKGRPATVNVVTLLLSPRDAQKLVLATQQGSVQFVLRNGADQNRPEPKPVLASQLVADVTPVAPRPHVAAAPKPQPRPAEFYSVETIAGDKHTVAKF
- a CDS encoding type II and III secretion system protein family protein, translated to MHIRAGRVLVLAVPLCVASVAVSQTDSVPQSTATPAAAPQTSAETETVHILVGRSIIVTMQARLRKIYVSNPAVIDSTTTEPTQVVITAKAPGSSNVVFWDEDGRSRMLEVSADVDIAGLRAALQQTYPNQPIEARAEEGRVVLSGTVTDQGVADTVLKMAQTYTKEVVNGLLVFTPAHSKQIMLKVRFAEVDRGKMNTFGINILSTGGANTIGTVSTQQFSAPTAGGTVNGSIGAGVQGTTSSFTVGSLLNIFLFRPDLNLGATIEDLETKNVLQILAEPDLLAVSGEPAHFLAGGEFPYPVVQGTQAGGAGAVTIQFRPYGIKLDFTGTIEPDNSIRLKVAPEVSSLDYGNAVTISGFTVPALSTRRAETSVELKDGQSFGIAGLLDSNTTIQMSKIPGIGDIPILGLFFRSHSKNLTTSELLVVVTPTIVDPLGIPSPVPLLPKPVVPALDPNRFDQHFPGAHQVPGTATPIMQR
- a CDS encoding AAA family ATPase yields the protein MFGNSNPDNNQEMSILAIHLDDAAVHVLGRVVASVPGFTLGASLRQYFGEKDASLLRTFREVHPEVCIIDFDRDRPMALETVEYLRRTSLYPMSIFAVSSRMEAEAIIEAMRSGCTEYLEKPLVADRVQDALAQVARKKRDSFVSDVQGKLVTLMGVKGGVGTTTLAVHLAYSLAKRSKRVLLVDHQPELGEVTLHLGLEHHSYGFYELACNLSRMDAELLQGFVLKHESGLEVLASPEGLGATPKTTPEAVQQTLRFLLRMYDYVVVDTDARFDEQNLAIVELSDEFSLIATPQLPAVRATSRYLDYLLRLNFPTSKSQVVLNRWTKKAPLSIETIEKALHRKISLIIPNSDQELAEAISTGIPVSIKSRSDFMQGIGKWTLRLNGSLDTTADNNTEKRINQARSRFNVLGISG
- a CDS encoding CpaF family protein; the encoded protein is MGSMNEVLPSFSRIPPIRGNESPRSGVTGRVYQEIKSALHRDMLAKIDLEKLRNLQDLRARQQILAVIQDLMTQLDTPLSMVEKDRLCREVLDEVFGLGPLEPLLQDPTINDILVNTHNAVYVERSGVLEKTGVTFKDQVHLMHIIDKIVSAVGRRVDESSPMVDARLADGSRVNVIIPPLAVDGPILSIRRFGTTPLESSDLLRNVTITPEMLQLLQGAIKARLNIVISGGTGAGKTTLLNVLSSFIPDTERIVTIEDSAELQLRQHHVVRLECRPANLEGRGGVRQRELVVNSLRMRPDRIIVGEVRGEEALDMLQAMNTGHDGSLTTIHANSPRDAIARMETMAMMANLNLPEKAIRQQIASAVAIIIQISRMSDGTRRITHFSEITGMSQDVVSLQDIFRFEKRGLGPNNKVIGRFQATGIVPKFLEKLQASGIGVPMDIYNHVVDV
- a CDS encoding type II secretion system F family protein, encoding MSLLLLFVFILAAVFTVVVVFTQPTRAEKLAHSRLEAAAGRGPANISQRVDILRRDSYSTIPWLNRLFGKLTPASRLQKLLVEADLNWSVGRLLLGSLTALLVVYWTCEILSVNPLVIPLLVFISFVAPYAYVLARRRRQFKKFASLLPDAMDLVSRALQAGHSLTAALDLVGQEIADPVGKEFRRVSEEQNLGLPLRDALLNLADRVPVPDVQFLVAAMLIQRETGGNLVEVLDKTTALLRERIRLQGEIRIYTAQGRLTGWILCVLPIVMFFALNALNPNYTAPLLNEPVGRHLLVAGGVFMVFGIIVIRSIVRIKV